One Ictalurus furcatus strain D&B chromosome 22, Billie_1.0, whole genome shotgun sequence genomic window, AAATAAAGTTATACATTCAGTTTATAACAACAGAAAACTAAAAGAATCGCTGTAACATGGTTTCATAgcctattattaatattattcattGCTTATAGGTATGTTTGAGCGTGTAGACAGATGCTGCCGAGAGCACGATCACTGCGACCACATAATTCGCCCCTTCACTGTGAACTTCGGCGTGTTTAACCCGACGCTCTTCACCATTTCACACTGCGACTGTGACCACAGGTAATAGCTGATTTGCTTTGGGGTCATGGGTTTGAATTCCATCTAAAACCTCTTTATACAGTGAAGACTCCCGAGAGTCATAATTCATCATCTTGTCACCTGTATATTAGGCAACTCTCGTTCtctcattgactacgtttacatggagagcaataatctaattattgaccttattctgaataagacactattctgattaaggtggtTACATAAGTCACTTTTACAATATTCTAAAAGctaatattcctttcatgttcctgttttacatgttatagaacatagatcgattaaggGTACACGCCATTACGTCACTGCACCATGCCGTCCGGCGTTCCCtccggaatttcacgtattgacatagagttcgtcttcgttatggtaccgtatacagttttgggtgtttttattttgaatgttacgaaagcttcaagtgcagttaattatttgtcatgctgtacgtgcaaatagacgactgcttgaagccgtgggctgcgtcccaaactgcgtacttacatactatatagcagctgacatacatgtatttctccaactatatagcaggtaagttcacggtttgggatgcagccgtgctctcttgtttgctgtcaaaagggtgagcactgccgtgtgtgtacttgtcctgtcgcaaaatgcggtgaaaactcccacacgacgttaatagtgtgattaaagtgtgtacataTCTATAATGcgctaaaataggaatactccacatgtcttaatttgatttgtgtttacttcaagtatgactttagtcagattaaggtaatcaataatcgctgtttacatgctagtttcttaatcagagtatcgtcttaattgggttaatatcagattattgttgtccatgtaaatgtacttacTGACATATCCCAGTATGGGCAGGAAACGAAGAGTTTAAAACAACTGAAAAGTACaatcttaaaaaataaaggttcaAGAATGTTTCCATACAGCAGTatcatataaaatacatttcactttTGATGGatgattctttaaaaaaaaaaaaaaaaaatttaatcctGAAATCTATGGCAGGTAATTGACTGCATTTTATGTGAAATACTTTTCTGGCAGTAGATAGTTGGCATTTAGGTATACTGTTATATGTTTTCATACACGATAAAGTTAATGTCTTGCAGCTTTTTTCAGatttgctgtatttttattgcaaGTGTGCAGCATTGTTTTCCATTTAATTTCAGTGAACTTGGTGTCTGGATTGACATAAGAGTGATATAAAGTCAGACATATCTTGCATACGTACTTTCAATGGCCATGCAAATGGccatgaagtttttttttatgtaggtCTAACAGCATATTTCAGAATGCCATGTCAAGCTGTTCACATAATTCATTTTTGGTTGTAATTTCAGTTAAATGGGAAGTTTCTATCaaaatgtatcttttttttgtctttacctGTTTATTAGGTTTAAGCAGTGCCTTCTAAAAATTAATGACACAGTCTCAAATATGGTGGGCTATACATTCTACAATATCCTTAAGGTCCAGTGCTTTGAGCTTATCCAGAAGAGAAGGTGCACCAAAATCAACTGGATTGGAATGTGAGTGTTGAATAAGTATACTAGTAGATTAAAATGCTAACAGGACTATTCAACTAAAAATCATTCTTTGCTTAGAATTAGTTAGCGTATTTTAACAACTGTTATTTGTAGTCAGGGCTGGACTAAACAGCTTTGAGGTTCCATTTAACTAGAAAActtgaggattttttttcaaagtgCTACAGTAAGAAATGTCTGATTTCTCATTTAATTGATCTAAACAATTTACTGTGATATTTTAAGAGTTATTATCCCAAGTTCCTTCTTAAAATTAAGGTAAGATTTACTAAGGACTCAAACAATCACATAGACATAGATTTTACCACTGTTAGTTTTGGTTTTCCATATTGCATAATTCTTAATGAGATAACATATATAGATGTTGTTATGGACTCAGGAAGGTATAAAATCAAGACTAGTGAAGCTCTGATATTGAAAGATCTTCAGttaaatatttagttgcatGTGTTGACTTGCTTCTTTGTGCCCTCTGGCAACACAACCTCTTCTTTATTTCCTTCCATTTCCCGTGTCAATGATatcatttttgttatatatattaaaaaattaacaaaaaaactatGTAGATTTTTTGACTTGTGTAGCTTCAGGTTTTTAATCTTTTCTTATAGGTGCACATCAGATAAGGTTGCCCCTTATGCAATCCTCAAACATACAACAATATATAATGCCACAACGTCAAATGCTGGTATTCCTGAACCACCAGTTTGTGAAGGAAATCCTTCAGCTTccatcaaacaaaaaaacatgaaacttAAACAAAGAAAGCAATTAACATCTCGAAAGAATTATGTTCCAGGATATTCTGCAGCAGAGCAAACATTTCTGTTGAGTGAAATTATCGGGCAGCCTAATGGCAGACCAAAGACAATTTCACCAACGTCTACCACAGAACAGCCAAATTACATGATGAGGTGTAACACAACATTGTTCCATCAGAAATCTGATCTCATTACAAATCAAAGCACTCCATTCCCAGAAGCAGCCAGTACTTCTCATGTGCACACAACAACATCTATAGCATCTTCAAAACGAATGGCTACTCCATCAAAGAAAATTAcaccaaacaaaagcaaaaacattacTCAATGGCCCATTACTGGAGTACAAAGCAAGCTcaccaaaatatacaaaccTCTGAAATCCAAGCTGAACAGTGACCCACCCAGAGGTGATCGTTTCCAACCAAAACAACAGAGGGGAAAGGCTGGAAAGAAGGACAACTCATCTTTACACAGCACTGTATCTCCAATCTTCATAACATTATCTCTGGCTAGCAAATTTCCAAGGACTAACAAATTATTTGAAAGCATGCCACAAACAAATTCTCCAAATTctccaagtaaaaaaaagacatccaaTGCAGTATCAAGCAGAAGTCACCCACAAAACTCAAGCACattagaaatgaaacacaaatcAACTGAAGTCACAAAACAACCTAAGACTTGGAATAACACCAACTCTGCATATAAAACCTTTAAACCAACAGGTAAAGCACTTACTTATGTGCATGTTTATATACTTTTATGTAGTTAAGAGTAATAAATTAGTGATATCATGGTTTTGTAAAATCATCTGGCTACtgaaatttgttttattataatattaggCACAATAGCATTTATTACTATAACGTGAAGAATACTTTTTATTGAAAATGCAATGTTTCTATATTAGGAAAAT contains:
- the LOC128599058 gene encoding group 3 secretory phospholipase A2-like, whose amino-acid sequence is MMRCNTTLFHQKSDLITNQSTPFPEAASTSHVHTTTSIASSKRMATPSKKITPNKSKNITQWPITGVQSKLTKIYKPLKSKLNSDPPRGDRFQPKQQRGKAGKKDNSSLHSTVSPIFITLSLASKFPRTNKLFESMPQTNSPNSPSKKKTSNAVSSRSHPQNSSTLEMKHKSTEVTKQPKTWNNTNSAYKTFKPTAICEVTRHLDDCKYKIRPMEKLYGHHNTETTTIYHCDCIHRLTDHLKQLESIVLLEKLLWKFVSTSCIEIPNTKECINNTRCSAILCKATALESSLIKLEGQATIKNRKISTSERVPNQLYKRCLRILRPRSPKHVKHSA